In Lycium ferocissimum isolate CSIRO_LF1 chromosome 11, AGI_CSIRO_Lferr_CH_V1, whole genome shotgun sequence, a single genomic region encodes these proteins:
- the LOC132038047 gene encoding uncharacterized protein LOC132038047 produces MGVCYSCGQPGHVMGNCPSRDRGGPAQPVGSIAGSSSSVRPPGQGSSSVLAGRGRGRGQMSGSGSSQNRIYALTGRQDLESSPDVVTGHIVSDEGIKVDDRKIEAVKNWPRPTTASKIRSFLGLAGYYRRFVEGFSSIAAPLTKLTQKGAKFQWSEACERSFQKLKDKLTSAPVLTLPEGTEGYTVYCDASRTGLGCVLMQNGKDYDAEILYHPGKANVVADALSRKSMGSLLYVPAEKLEMTRELYRLANLGVRLLDSEDTGITLQNISQSTLASDVKVQKYEDPVIISTKEGVQQNRISAFELDSNGVKIEHQKPSGLLQEMEIPMWKWEVINMDFIMGLPRSHRKFDSIWVIIDRLTKSARFLPVRTTYVAEDYAKLYLKEIVRLHGIPVSIISDRGAQFTAKFWKSFQESLGTRVRRLRTKDVASVKVLWRSKDREEMTWEAEAEMKSKYPHLFPATDDAIPEETLQESAPSINNLQGKSYI; encoded by the exons ATGGGGGTGTGTTACTCTTGTGGGCAGCCTGGTCATGTTATGGGAAACTGTCCATCTCGCGATAGAGGAGGCCCGGCTCAGCCGGTAGGTTCGATCGCAGGTTCTTCATCTTCTGTTCGCCCTCCTGGGCAAGGTTCTTCTTCAGTCCTTGCAGGTAGAGGTAGGGGAAGAGGTCAGATGTCTGGTTCCGGCAGCAGCCAAAATCGTATTTATGCACTTACAGggcggcaggatcttgagtcgtcCCCAGATGTTGTGACAG gccatattgTGTCTGATGAGGGTATTAAAGTTGACGATCGGAAGATCGAAGCCGTTAAGAATTGGCCCCGGCCAACAACAGCTTCGAAAATTCGAAGTTTCTTGGGCCTTGCGGGGTATTAtcggagatttgtagaaggattttcttctatagcAGCTCCCCTTACAAAATTAACTCAGAAAGGGGCcaagtttcaatggtcagaAGCGTGTGAGCGGAGTTTccagaaattgaaagataagttgacatCCGCTCCTGTTCTCACCCTTCCAGAAGGCACTGAGGGTTACACTGTATACTGTGATGCGTCACGCACTGGCTTGGGATGTGTGCTAATGCAAAATGGTAAG gattatgatgccGAAATTTTATATCACCCTGGcaaagctaatgttgtagctgatgctctAAGTCGCAAATCAATGGGCAGTCTATTGTATGTGCCagcggaaaaattggaaatgacTAGAGAACTTTATCGCTTAGCAAATCTGGGAGTTCGCCTACTAGATTCAGAAGACACTGGGATTACCTTACAGAATATATCTCAATCGACTCTTGCCTCGGACGTAAAGGTTCAAAAGTATGAGGATCCAGTTATAATCTCTACCAAGGAAGGAGTTCAACAAAATCGGATCTCAGCTTTTGAACTTGACTCAAATGGG gtaaagatcgaacatcagaaACCCAGTGGCTTATTACAAGAAATGGAGATCCCAatgtggaaatgggaagtgattaatatggatttcatcatGGGATTGCCCCGTTCTCATCGCAAATTCGATTCTATTTGGGTAATCATTGATAGGTTAACCAAATCAGCCCGTTTCTTGCCGGTAAGGACCACCTATGTTGCTGAAGACTATGCTAaattgtatcttaaggagattgtgcgtcTTCACGGCATTCCTGTGTCCATTATTTCTGACAGAGGCGCTCAGTTTACGGcaaagttctggaaatcttttcaggAAAGTCTTGGTACTCGA GTCCGCAGACTCAGGACCAAGGATGTGGCGTCAGTAAAGGTTCTATGGAGGAGCAAGgacagggaagagatgacgtGGGAAGCTGAAGCGgaaatgaagtccaagtaccctcACTTATTCCCTGCTACAGATGATGCTATTCCAGAAGAAACCTTACAAGAGTCCGCTCCATCAATAAATAACTTACAAGGTAAAAGTTATATTTAA